Proteins encoded by one window of Lycium barbarum isolate Lr01 chromosome 11, ASM1917538v2, whole genome shotgun sequence:
- the LOC132616701 gene encoding ribose-phosphate pyrophosphokinase 4 — MENGSAVVMKKQVLLYYCVEMEQLARKIASDSDCIHLHSINWRSFDDGFPNLFINNAQNIRGQHVAFLASFSSPAVIFEQLSVIFALPRLFVASFTLVLPFFPTGSFERMEEEGDVATAFTMARIISNIPISRGGPTSVVIYDIHALQERFYFGDHVLPLFETGIPLLKQRLQQLPQSEKIVIAFPDDGAWKRFYKQLGHYPAVICNKVREGDKRIVRLKEGNPAGCHVVIVDDLVQSGGTLIECQKVLAAHGAAKVSAYVTHGVFPKRSWERFMHKSDGSEKAFTYFWITDSCPLTVKAIANKAPFEVISLAGSIADALQT; from the exons ATGGAGAATGGTAGTGCAGTGGTGATGAAGAAGCAAGTGCTGTTGTACTACTGTGTTGAAATGGAACAACTTGCTCGCAAGATTGCTTCTGATTCTGACTGCATTCATCTCCATTCCATTAACTGGAG GAGTTTCGATGATGGTTTTCCAAATCTCTTCATAAACAATGCACAGAATATCCGTGGGCAGCATGTTGCTTTTCTGGCATCTTTCAGTTCACCAGCAGTCATTTTTGAACAACTTTCTGTGATATTTGCTCTTCCAAGGCTATTTGTCGCGTCATTTACACTTGTATTGCCGTTCTTTCCAACGGGATCCTTTGAACGGATGGAAGAGGAAGGAGATGTGGCTACTGCATTCACCATGGCTAGAATAATATCAAACATTCCAATCTCAAGAGGTGGTCCAACCAGTGTAGTCATCTATGACATCCATGCATTGCAG GAGAGGTTTTATTTTGGAGACCACGTTCTGCCTCTGTTTGAGACTGGAATCCCTCTGTTGAAGCAACGGCTTCAGCAACTTCCACAGTCTGAGAAG ATAGTTATAGCTTTTCCTGATGATGGAGCTTGGAAGCGGTTCTACAAGCAATTGGGTCATTACCCCGCT GTAATTTGCAATAAAGTCCGGGAGGGTGATAAGAGAATTGTCAGGCTTAAAGAGGGTAATCCTGCCGGCTGTCATGTGGTCATTGTTGATGACTTGGTCCAATCTGGAGGTACCCTCATTGAATGCCAG AAAGTTTTAGCAGCTCATGGTGCAGCAAAGGTTAGTGCATATGTGACCCACGGAGTTTTTCCAAAGCGGTCATGGGAGCGTTTTATGCACAAGAGCGATG GTTCAGAGAAAGCATTCACATACTTTTGGATCACAGATTCATGTCCCCTCACGGTGAAAGCCATAGCTAATAAAGCTCCTTTTGAAGTCATAAGTTTGGCAGGATCAATAGCTGATGCACTTCAAACATGA
- the LOC132616699 gene encoding protein MEI2-like 2 isoform X1 translates to MEKSLKKLISDDSEVPSAKTSGTEMNAWKIPLFGTAAHHASTDASLFSSSLPVLPHAKLNFAESENYGQSIDDSSPSIKDQLEEEPSPDGCLLPGDEDELLAGIMDDFDLSGLPTQLEDLEDDFFGSGGGLELETESLDNSLNGFAKLSMSDGILGNSVGHHVFPNSTGTVAGEHPYGEHPSRTLFVRNINSNVEDSELQSLFEQYGDIRTLYTSCKHRGFVMISYYDIRAARTAMRVLQHKPLRRRKLDIHFSIPKENPSEKDINQGTLVIFNLDLSVSNDDLLQIFGAYGEVKEIRETPHKRHHKFIEFYDVRAAEAALKALNRSDIAGKRIKLEPSRPGGARRSLIQQLSQDYEHEEARTFRHSVGSPIASSPPGSWSNFGSPVEPSSLLGYNQSPGLRNLSPVNGNHMPGLASILPGHFSSPKIAPIGKDPGRLGPLNHAITSPKSVQGVGYQHSYSVPEHKPHLNFGSMSLVEPKSSGIGTLSGPQFLWGSPPVQSEHTDSSVWSNSSLAHPFASNGQQQGYPYSHRQGLFLGSHHVGSAPSGIPLDRRLGFFSESPETSYMNQVAYGGKGSSHNNGSHVMSIGSLGAMNMSVSPSSRMMSLPRNGPLFFGNGSYGGIGMANNEGAMERGRSRRVESGNEIDNKKQYLLDLGKIMSGEDTRTTLMIKNIPNKYTSKMLLTVIDETHKNTYDFLYLPIDFKNKCNVGYAFINMVSPSHIISFYEAFNGKKWEKFNSEKVASLAYARIQGKTALVAHFQNSSLMNEDKRCRPILFRSEGQEAADQEPLPSYNLNICVRFPDGSYSGDSLDSPKGDLDEKLYIMHQERT, encoded by the exons ATGGAGAAGTCTCTAAAGAAACTCATTTCAGATGATTCTGAAG TTCCATCAGCAAAGACTTCTGGTACAGAGATGAATGCTTGGAAAATACCCCTTTTTGGAACAGCTGCACATCATGCATCAACTGATGCAAGCTTGTTTTCTAGCTCACTGCCTGTTCTGCCACATGCAAAAT TAAACTTCGCTGAATCTGAGAACTACGGTCAATCCATTGATGACAGCTCACCCAGCATTAAAGATCAACTGGAAGAGGAACCAAGTCCAGATGGGTGTTTGCTCCCTGGCGATGAAGATGAGCTATTAGCAGGCATAATGGATGATTTTGATCTTAGTGGGTTGCCAACTCAGCTGGAGGACTTGGAAGATGATTTTTTTGGCAGTGGTGGAGGATTAGAATTGGAAACTGAGTCTCTGGATAATTCACTTAATGGTTTTGCGAAATTAAGCATGTCTGATGGTATTCTTGGAAATAGTGTTGGACATCATGTCTTCCCAAACAGTACTGGAACTGTTGCGGGAGAACACCCATACGGAGAGCATCCTTCTAGGACATTGTTTGTTCGGAATATTAACAGCAATGTAGAGGACTCCGAGCTGCAATCTCTCTTTGAG CAATATGGTGATATCAGAACTTTGTACACTTCATGCAAGCATAGGGGCTTCGTGATGATATCTTACTATGATATTCGAGCTGCTCGAACCGCAATGCGTGTACTTCAACATAAGCCTCTAAGACGGAGAAAGCTAGACATTCATTTCTCAATTCCTAAG GAAAATCCATCAGAGAAAGATATTAACCAAGGAACACTGGTCATTTTCAACTTGGATCTTTCAGTATCCAATGATGATCTCCTCCAAATATTTGGGGCTTATGGGGAAGTGAAGGAG ATAAGGGAGACACCGCATAAGCGCCATCATAAGTTCATTGAGTTTTACGATGTTAGAGCAGCTGAGGCTGCCCTCAAGGCTTTAAATAGGAGCGACATAGCTGGTAAgcggatcaagcttgaacccagCCGGCCTGGTGGAGCCCGTCGAAG CTTGATACAACAACTTAGTCAAGACTATGAACATGAAGAAGCTCGAACATTTAGGCACTCGGTTGGTTCTCCAATCGCCAGCTCTCCTCCAg GCAGCTGGTCAAACTTTGGCAGTCCTGTTGAGCCGAGCTCATTGCTAGGTTATAATCAGTCACCTGGTCTAAGAAATCTCAGCCCTGTAAATGGAAATCATATGCCAGGGCTGGCTTCTATTCTTCCAGGCCATTTTTCAAGTCCTAAGATTGCTCCTATTGGTAAAGATCCAGGACGGCTTGGGCCTCTGAATCATGCAATTACTAGTCCCAAGTCAGTGCAAGGAGTGGGTTATCAACATTCTTATTCAGTTCCTGAGCATAAACCACATTTGAACTTTGGATCTATGTCGCTTGTTGAGCCTAAGTCATCTGGGATTGGGACACTTTCCGGACCACAATTTCTTTGGGGAAGTCCCCCCGTACAGTCCGAACATACTGACTCTTCTGTCTGGTCAAATTCATCATTGGCACATCCATTTGCATCAAATGGACAACAGCAAGGCTATCCATATTCCCATCGACAGGGCTTGTTCCTCGGATCACATCATGTGGGATCTGCTCCATCAGGAATTCCCCTGGACAGGCGTTTAGGTTTTTTCTCCGAGTCTCCTGAAACGTCATATATGAACCAAGTAGCATATGGTGGTAAAGGTTCTAGTCATAACAATGGAAGCCATGTGATGAGTATAGGTAGCCTTGGGGCAATGAACATGAGTGTTTCTCCTAGCTCTAGAATGATGTCGCTGCCTAGGAACGGGCCTCTATTTTTCGGAAATGGCTCTTACGGAGGAATAGGAATGGCTAACAATGAAGGGGCAATGGAACGGGGTCGAAGTCGAAGAGTTGAGAGTGGAAATGAGATAGACAACAAAAAACAATATCTGCTTGATTTGGGGAAGATCATGAGTGGAGAAGATACTAGGACTACTTTAATGATTAAAAACATCCCAAACAA GTACACCTCAAAGATGCTACTCACAGTAATTGACGAGACTCATAAGAATACATATGATTTCCTCTACTTGCCTATTGACTTCAAG AACAAATGTAACGTTGGTTATGCCTTCATCAACATGGTTTCTCCTTCACATATTATCTCCTTTTATGAG GCATTCAATGGGAAGAAGTGGGAAAAGTTCAACAGTGAAAAGGTTGCTTCCTTGGCTTATGCTCGTATCCAAGGGAAGACAGCCTTGGTTGCTCATTTCCAGAACTCAAGCTTAATGAACGAAGACAAGCGGTGCCGGCCAATTCTTTTCCGGTCAGAGGGCCAAGAAGCAGCTGACCAG GAACCGTTGCCATCCTACAATTTGAACATTTGCGTCCGTTTTCCTGATGGGtcctattctggagattctctgGATAGTCCAAAGGGTGATCTAGATGAGAAGCTCTACATAATGCACCAAGAGAGGACCTGA
- the LOC132616699 gene encoding protein MEI2-like 2 isoform X2, producing MEKSLKKLISDDSEVPSAKTSGTEMNAWKIPLFGTAAHHASTDASLFSSSLPVLPHAKLNFAESENYGQSIDDSSPSIKDQLEEEPSPDGCLLPGDEDELLAGIMDDFDLSGLPTQLEDLEDDFFGSGGGLELETESLDNSLNGFAKLSMSDGILGNSVGHHVFPNSTGTVAGEHPYGEHPSRTLFVRNINSNVEDSELQSLFEQYGDIRTLYTSCKHRGFVMISYYDIRAARTAMRVLQHKPLRRRKLDIHFSIPKENPSEKDINQGTLVIFNLDLSVSNDDLLQIFGAYGEVKEIRETPHKRHHKFIEFYDVRAAEAALKALNRSDIAGKRIKLEPSRPGGARRSLIQQLSQDYEHEEARTFRHSVGSPIASSPPGSWSNFGSPVEPSSLLGYNQSPGLRNLSPVNGNHMPGLASILPGHFSSPKIAPIGKDPGRLGPLNHAITSPKSVQGVGYQHSYSVPEHKPHLNFGSMSLVEPKSSGIGTLSGPQFLWGSPPVQSEHTDSSVWSNSSLAHPFASNGQQQGYPYSHRQGLFLGSHHVGSAPSGIPLDRRLGFFSESPETSYMNQVAYGGKGSSHNNGSHVMSIGSLGAMNMSVSPSSRMMSLPRNGPLFFGNGSYGGIGMANNEGAMERGRSRRVESGNEIDNKKQYLLDLGKIMSGEDTRTTLMIKNIPNK from the exons ATGGAGAAGTCTCTAAAGAAACTCATTTCAGATGATTCTGAAG TTCCATCAGCAAAGACTTCTGGTACAGAGATGAATGCTTGGAAAATACCCCTTTTTGGAACAGCTGCACATCATGCATCAACTGATGCAAGCTTGTTTTCTAGCTCACTGCCTGTTCTGCCACATGCAAAAT TAAACTTCGCTGAATCTGAGAACTACGGTCAATCCATTGATGACAGCTCACCCAGCATTAAAGATCAACTGGAAGAGGAACCAAGTCCAGATGGGTGTTTGCTCCCTGGCGATGAAGATGAGCTATTAGCAGGCATAATGGATGATTTTGATCTTAGTGGGTTGCCAACTCAGCTGGAGGACTTGGAAGATGATTTTTTTGGCAGTGGTGGAGGATTAGAATTGGAAACTGAGTCTCTGGATAATTCACTTAATGGTTTTGCGAAATTAAGCATGTCTGATGGTATTCTTGGAAATAGTGTTGGACATCATGTCTTCCCAAACAGTACTGGAACTGTTGCGGGAGAACACCCATACGGAGAGCATCCTTCTAGGACATTGTTTGTTCGGAATATTAACAGCAATGTAGAGGACTCCGAGCTGCAATCTCTCTTTGAG CAATATGGTGATATCAGAACTTTGTACACTTCATGCAAGCATAGGGGCTTCGTGATGATATCTTACTATGATATTCGAGCTGCTCGAACCGCAATGCGTGTACTTCAACATAAGCCTCTAAGACGGAGAAAGCTAGACATTCATTTCTCAATTCCTAAG GAAAATCCATCAGAGAAAGATATTAACCAAGGAACACTGGTCATTTTCAACTTGGATCTTTCAGTATCCAATGATGATCTCCTCCAAATATTTGGGGCTTATGGGGAAGTGAAGGAG ATAAGGGAGACACCGCATAAGCGCCATCATAAGTTCATTGAGTTTTACGATGTTAGAGCAGCTGAGGCTGCCCTCAAGGCTTTAAATAGGAGCGACATAGCTGGTAAgcggatcaagcttgaacccagCCGGCCTGGTGGAGCCCGTCGAAG CTTGATACAACAACTTAGTCAAGACTATGAACATGAAGAAGCTCGAACATTTAGGCACTCGGTTGGTTCTCCAATCGCCAGCTCTCCTCCAg GCAGCTGGTCAAACTTTGGCAGTCCTGTTGAGCCGAGCTCATTGCTAGGTTATAATCAGTCACCTGGTCTAAGAAATCTCAGCCCTGTAAATGGAAATCATATGCCAGGGCTGGCTTCTATTCTTCCAGGCCATTTTTCAAGTCCTAAGATTGCTCCTATTGGTAAAGATCCAGGACGGCTTGGGCCTCTGAATCATGCAATTACTAGTCCCAAGTCAGTGCAAGGAGTGGGTTATCAACATTCTTATTCAGTTCCTGAGCATAAACCACATTTGAACTTTGGATCTATGTCGCTTGTTGAGCCTAAGTCATCTGGGATTGGGACACTTTCCGGACCACAATTTCTTTGGGGAAGTCCCCCCGTACAGTCCGAACATACTGACTCTTCTGTCTGGTCAAATTCATCATTGGCACATCCATTTGCATCAAATGGACAACAGCAAGGCTATCCATATTCCCATCGACAGGGCTTGTTCCTCGGATCACATCATGTGGGATCTGCTCCATCAGGAATTCCCCTGGACAGGCGTTTAGGTTTTTTCTCCGAGTCTCCTGAAACGTCATATATGAACCAAGTAGCATATGGTGGTAAAGGTTCTAGTCATAACAATGGAAGCCATGTGATGAGTATAGGTAGCCTTGGGGCAATGAACATGAGTGTTTCTCCTAGCTCTAGAATGATGTCGCTGCCTAGGAACGGGCCTCTATTTTTCGGAAATGGCTCTTACGGAGGAATAGGAATGGCTAACAATGAAGGGGCAATGGAACGGGGTCGAAGTCGAAGAGTTGAGAGTGGAAATGAGATAGACAACAAAAAACAATATCTGCTTGATTTGGGGAAGATCATGAGTGGAGAAGATACTAGGACTACTTTAATGATTAAAAACATCCCAAACAAGTAA
- the LOC132616538 gene encoding mitogen-activated protein kinase 20, translating to MQPDHRKKSSAEMDFFSEYGDANRYKIQEVIGKGSYGVVCSAIDTHTGEKVAIKKIHDIFEHISDAARILREIKLLRLLRHPDIVEIKHIMLPPSRRDFKDIYVVFELMESDLHQVIKANDDLTREHYQFFLYQLLRALKYIHTANVYHRDLKPKNILANANCKLKICDFGLARVAFNDTPTTIFWTDYVATRWYRAPELCGSFYSKYTPAIDIWSIGCIFAEVLTGKPLFPGKNVVHQLDLMTDLLGTPSMDTISRVRNDKARRYLTSMRKKQPVSFAQKFPNADPLALKLLERLLAFDPKDRPTAEEALADPYFKGLAKSEREPSCKAISKMEFEFERRRVTKEDLRELIFREILEYHPQLRKDYMNGVERTNFLYPSAVDQFRKQFAHLEENGGNGVPVVPMDRKHVSLPRSTVVHSNTIPSKEQPIAANMRDRQNGEESCSRNCRDTEGLASSLTRTIQAQPRNALAKPGKVIGPGFAYDSGNKEKYDPRPQVRNTVGPPQIMPSAYGYDRSGVVKQERPVETDRDMNSHAKPMAPCGMAAKLAPDIAINIDSNPFYMMRAGVTKPDRVDDRITIDTNLLQAKSQYGGIGVAAAAATTRKVGTVQYGMSRMY from the exons atgcagccTGATCacagaaagaaa AGTTCTGCAGAGATGGACTTCTTCTCTGAATATGGTGATGCAAATAGGTACAAAATTCAGGAAGTCATAGGGAAAGGAAGCTATGGTGTTGTTTGCTCAGCCATTGACACACACACTGGTGAAAAAGTGGCAATTAAAAAAATTCATGACATCTTTGAACACATATCTGATGCGGCACGGATCCTCCGCGAGATCAAGCTTCTGAGACTTCTTCGCCATCCCGATATAGTTGAAATCAAACATATTATGCTGCCACCTTCTAGGAGGGATTTTAAAGATATTTATGTTGTTTTTGAGCTCATGGAATCAGATCTACACCAAGTTATCAAGGCTAATGATGACTTGACACGTGAACATTATCAGTTTTTCCTTTATCAGTTGCTTCGTGCCTTAAAATATATACACACAG CTAATGTCTACCATAGAGATTTAAAGCCAAAAAATATCTTGGCAAATGCGAATTGTAAGCTCAAGATCTGTGATTTTGGGTTGGCTAGAGTTGCATTCAATGATACACCTACCACAATATTTTGGACG GATTATGTAGCTACTAGATGGTATAGAGCTCCAGAGTTATGCGGTTCATTTTACTCCAAG TATACCCCTGCAATTGATATATGGAGCATTGGCTGTATCTTTGCTGAGGTTCTCACTGGGAAGCCGCTTTTTCCTGGGAAAAATGTTGTTCACCAACTGGATTTAATGACTGATCTGCTTGGGACGCCGTCAATGGATACAATTTctcgt gTGCGTAATGACAAGGCTAGGAGATACCTAACTAGCATGAGAAAGAAGCAGCCTGTTTCTTTTGCCCAGAAATTTCCAAATGCTGATCCTTTGGCCCTTAAACTTCTTGAAAGGTTACTTGCTTTCGACCCCAAGGACCGACCCACTGCTGAAGAG GCACTAGCTGATCCTTACTTTAAGGGCCTGGCTAAATCTGAAAGGGAACCATCATGCAAGGCAATTTCAAAGATGGAGTTTGAATTTGAGAGACGAAGAGTGACGAAGGAGGACCTCAGGGAATTAATATTCCGGGAGATACTAGAATACCATCCTCAGCTGAGGAAGGATTACATGAATGGTGTAGAAAGGACTAATTTTCTGTATCCAAG TGCTGTTGATCAATTCAGGAAACAGTTTGCTCACCTGGAAGAGAATGGTGGTAATGGCGTTCCAGTGGTTCCGATGGACAGGAAGCATGTCTCTCTTCCAAG GTCTACAGTTGTACATTCAAATACAATCCCTTCGAAGGAGCAGCCTATTGCTGCCAATATGAGAGACCGGCAAAATGGTGAGGAGTCTTGCAGTAGAAACTGCAGAGATACTGAAGGCCTTGCTAGTAGTCTAACAAGAACCATACAGGCTCAGCCAAGAAATGCCTTAG CCAAACCAGGAAAAGTTATTGGTCCAGGTTTCGCTTATGATTCcggaaataaagaaaaatatgatCCTAGACCTCAAGTCAGGAATACAGTAGGCCCCCCTCAGATTATGCCTTCAGCATATGGTTACGACAGAAGTGGGGTGGTGAAGCAAGAAAGGCCTGTTGAAACAGATAGGGATATGAATTCTCATGCAAAGCCAATGGCACCATGTGGTATGGCTGCCAAGTTAGCCCCAGATATTGCTATAAACATTGATAGCAACCCGTTCTATATGATGCGAGCTGGAGTGACAAAACCTGATCGTGTTGATGACCGAATTACCATAGACACAAACTTATTGCAGGCGAAATCTCAATATGGTGGAATTGGAGTTGCAGCGGCAGCAGCTACTACTAGAAAAGTGGGGACTGTTCAGTATGGTATGTCCAGGATGTACTAG